tgacaagttgattcaaagttaagctttatgcaatcagtatactgatataacagactatattagcattcagtaaatatatcagtAATCTGGATAGATTTTTAACACGACAACGGAGCGAAGAATACGGATATACTAAGCGGCACAGATTAAACAACAAGCAgattatatcagatatcagcagatttagcagtaaactgtTTTTCTCAGATAACAGCAAGATCAACAgcatatgatatcaacttttatatcagcaaaagcatatcaatcataaagttaaaatgcataaatgtaaagagcaagggttgagaaaatgaacactgaaatttttatagtggttcggctttaactagcctacatccactctctcaaagatcccactttgagtcttcactccactattcttctcttttgaaggcaagagacaaagccctttacaaatcttctcaccaaagcttttacaagtagcttcacacttctaccaagtgttatcccaaacacttttcacaaccaagcttcaataggtgcttgaatgacctctcataaatgataataatgtgtttaaaactcactctcactcaatacaatagaaactataaagaagagttgagtaaataagccaatgatgagcaataaaacactttgagcactttgaatgaaagctttaatgattttgaacagtagagggactttcattaagtgcaaaatggccaaaggaaggtgtatttatagctttggaacgttttttactgttgcagaactcatttgaacgttacagatacgaatttcaataaaatagccgttattttgtcgttttctgcgatgttgtgcagagttgagacagttagcatacttgagaaaatagcaaaccagttagcatactaaaataagtagcagaccagttagcataccaggaaaacttttctgcataactttcaaaactataaagctttacaccaaatcatagtcaaatacttttaggccagtaatgatatttaaaagaaaatcttttgagggattgaaaatgagcatcattgacttttactcctcaattcttttcacaaccaattctagaaattaaaactaacttctatactagaTGTACTTTCGAATCTGatttttcaatgcagccttggaaggtaaccttttcttcttttatctcctttgattcgtcctgtgttatccttagaatgtcatcctttcttcagaagcacgaatccatcatgaaatccttgtgactttttctttgagatacacaatatttaaaacaatgttagtttgattctagttgagttttggtatcatcaaaatctatgctcctttgagcttgtggggtcaacaaggTTCCTAGTCCATATTAAACCGCGTTGAAGCACCGATCAAGAAGTATGCATAAAAGCTCGCCGTGATACTAAAGATGTGAGAAAACAAATAATACTAATTGTGATTTTAATAATACAAATTACAGTTTAGTTATTActctataaaataaataatcattTTACTATTATGTCCATGAAGATATTGGATGTCTAAATAGTTTTATATATATAAGCAGGTGCAGTATTGATGCTACTGACGAACTGCCAGATTACATGAAAGTTTTCTACAAGGAATTACTGAATGTTTTTGAGGCAACAGAGAATATTGCGAGTAAGGAAGGAAGATCCTACTGTGCCTATTACGTAAAAGAAGAAGTAAGATTTGTCTAGATTTTTGATATATTCaacttaatcaattaattttttctttggttGGCTTATGGCTGCTGgtattaattaatttacttttgataatgcaaattaattcattagtttAAAAACTTGTTGAGATCCTATCGCATGGAGGCACAGTGGTTTAATGAAGGGTATGTGCCAACATTTGATGTGTATTTGCAAAATGGTTCTGAGTCAAGCACCTATGGCGTAGTTGTAGCAGCAGGCTTTATTGGAATGGAAAAGATTGCAGGGATCAAGGAATATCAGTGGCTTCAAAGTAACCCAAAAATTGTCAAAGCTCTCAAGGTACTTGGGCGTCTTGAGAACGACATAGTATCCCACCAGGTATACACAAACACATAGATCGAAATTCCAATTTCGTTCTTTTCCATtttgaattgaaaaaaaaaaaaaaaccaaaaaggtTATCGCCTATTAAATGATTTCATAGCCTCTGGTTTAACCCAACCCATAAGTGGATCTACAACAGATTGAGTTCCAAAGTGTTGAGAGTACGAATAACCCTTAGTTGATTCACCCAAAGGCATAAACGGAGAAAATTTGTAGTCTCAATGCTGCAGTGGGGTGTCGAATCAGGGCTGGATGTATCCAATTTCATTTTATGCTTAAGAAATTTAATCACTTTTAACTCAACTGCATGAAAATATAGGCTGAGCAAAAGAGAGGAGACTCTGCTTCATCGGTAGAGTGCTACATGAAAGAACATGATGTTTTAGAAAAGAAGGCTGTGGAAGAGATTCTTAAAATTTGCGCAAATGCATGGAAGGACATCAACGAAGAATGCATGAAGCCAACTGCTCTGCCAAGTCCTATTCTCCAATTGTTGGTTAACCTTGCTCGAATAACAGAGGTTTCTTACAGATTTGACGACTCCTACACCAACTCATCAAGTCTGAAAGATAAAATTACAGCATTGCTTCTGGAGCCACTTCCTTTGCAAGACCAAGTTAATATATAATACGATGAGTTTCGTATATATGTCTTTCCCCTGCTTGGCTTGGATTGTCCCTGTGCCGGAAAGGCAAGAATAAATAGTGTGCTTTGCTTTGCTATATATCAGTTGTTGTAAAATAAAACAAATGATCGAGAGGCCAAACACTATGTGTCATCTCTCTCTGCATCTTAATTATGAATAATTAAGGTGCTATGCTTTGTAATTTGATAATGTGTGCAATTTTatgtttcttaaaaaaaaaaaaaattattatgtgaATAGAtgatatatgtatgtatacatatacaCACTGTGCCTATATGAATTTTTATTATATCGCTTTATCATTGTCTAAAAATTTATTTGTATTCTGCCATATGATGCTTGTGCTtcttttcaagaatttctttttTAGTATGATGTTTTCAAGAATCTTAACCAAATCTAAGCTAATATTGAGAAAAATAGCTTAGAAAGTTTTAAAAAATGatttaaagttaaatttaatatatttttattataaaaatttaatatttaaaaaattattatttttttaacaacaaCTCGAACAATAATGCTAAACATCACTTCTCTACTTCTCTCCAATGGTGTTTCAGTTTCACAAACAATCACAGATTAATTCTCTTATGGCTTTTTCATAagcaaagataataataataataataataataataataataataatagtaataaagtTAGGAAAAATTTAATATAACACTATCCAATTAAACCCAGATTACTAGATCACTTTAATACACCTAATCTAGGACAATGCTTCTTGCTTGCCAATTCTTTGACGTGCGCTTACATTGTCACCTGTAGCTAGGCATCCCATTATTATACCTAATATCACTGAGACATTAATTCATAGCTAATAGCATTAGCCAtgaatatgaaattcatatatttatggTTAGTGGTCTGCATTTTTTGTTTAGAATTTATCTAGGAATCGGAACTGAATTGAAATTTTGGTATGATTCTGATTTGGTTCTTTGTTATTTGGGTTTCAGTTCGATTTTTCGTTGTTTCAGTTCTGGTTTAGTATGACTCATTCCTTCGGTTCTAGTTTGATTTGAGATGGCTCTAATTCAATTAtcgattcttaaaataattttatgtacttgtttttataaaaaatcatacttgaattaacatttaagttttaaagtggattattaatataaaatatattatataatatatattttagtatttttaaattatataatctttagctATAATGtacatatataatttaggattaagcatattaaataatatattagtataattatattatataatataacttttagctttttattaattatattatatttaattataagatacgaatttaattatgaattaaGTATATATACAGTATAATAGTAcacttataattaagaattataaggtaaattaatatatttataattaaaattattaagaaaagatagagaaatgaaatttaatattatattgtaTTTATTCTATAATCATGCATACATATGTAAATAtacataattatattgaaagtattattttttaatgcatctaaaagaataaaaaaaaacataTGTATAAGTTCGATTCTCGAGTTGGTATACGGGTCTAGTTCGGTTTTAGTATGGTTCCTATTTGATTCTTAATAAATAACCATAATCGAATCAAAgcatcaaaataattaattttggatTAGTGTTGCTCTTGTTCATTTAGCTTGGGACCCAGAGAACCATGCACAACCCTAATTAtgacaaataaatttaaattaaataaaaaaaaagacccACCAAACTTACATAGAATCGAAAGctgttgtcacgacccagggatggggttgggatgtgctcgttcaaccagctacgcattgGAGtggacttcgtgtcccacatccgaaacgggaaggaaagatttgggccatatatgtgggagcctttctcacctggttagcgcgcttttgggaatgaaacctcttaAAGGACAAattcgtgaggcccatgggccaaagcggacaatactaactggagatggatcaggctgttacaatttggtatcagagctggactccctctagtacggtgtttGGTGCGAGAACACACCAGGTGGAAGctagtgggcttgtcacgacccagggatggggttggtaAGTGctcgttcaaccagctacgcactggagtgaacttcgtgtcccacatccgaAACGGGAatgaaagatttgggccatatatgtgggagccttcctcacctggttagagcgcttttgggaatgaaacctcccaagggacaaattcgtgaggcccatgggccaaagcagacaatactaactggagatggATTGGGCTATTACAGCTGTTACTCACCTTCAATATATATTGTAGTGTAATATTAAATAGTTGACCTCCAAATAATGTTCTTGAGCTTCTAAAGCCGAAATAAATAGCAAAtctcttaaaataaataaaaaaaattaatgagatttccttgaaaatttaactaattattaTATATGACTTATTCAACTATGCAACAAATTGCAATacgtaattaattaaataatataaaattaaatctcAAGTTCATATACAGTCAAGTTTTGTAGATTATAATAGGAAAAAGACATTAAAAAGGAAAACAGCGATTGTCACACAcgcgcatatatatatatatatatatatatatatatatatatatatatatatatatatatatatatatatatatataatttaaagaaTTAAGGGTATTTTGGATATCAACAAATAGATAAATTACATAAATAGGAGGACTTGAGTCTTCTAAGTTCAATATATATGCACCTACCATTAGATTATGCACACTATTGCTATTTAGTTCTGTTGTCAAATCCACCAAAATTCATTTGATTTTATTTCTTCATGAGAGGTTTGTGTTATTTCTTCTGAAATGTTTTGTGCTATCTTTCTTTTTGATATTTTTGAGGTAATTATAGCTATTAAGTGGAGCATATTTTTCTAATGAATTGCAAATTTAACCTCCTATTTAAAAACTAGAATTTTACAAAACTAAATTcatttgatttctttttttttagtcAATTATCATATTTTCAATGAAAGAATTCAATTCttttcaatttcaaaaaaattcatttgcaaaagaaaaagagatgaagCATGATTGTGTGAGAGTTAAATTGAATTCTGTAAACTCTATTTGCATTGATTTATACATAAAATGGGGGAGTATATGTAGTGCTAAACTCTATTTAGCAGCCTTGTCACAAACAAAATGGAAGTTGATTTCAACGGGGGGCTGGAGGGGGATTGGAAAATTGAATTTGCTGTCAAGAATGTCGCATCCATGTCTCACACCATAGGACAAGACATTATGGTCAAGTTTCGTAAATTATAATAGAGAAAAGACATTAAAAAAGAAAGCAGCGATATTGACATcttgaacatatatatatatgttcaagATGTCATcttgaacatatatatatatatatgttcaagATGTCAATATCGCTGCTTTCTTTTTCAATGTCTTTTCTCTATTATAATTTACGAAACTTGACCATAATGTCTTGTCCTATGGTGTGAGACATTGGTGCGACATAAAAACTACAGTTACCATTGAATTTAGTCATGTTGTTAAATCTGTCACAATTCATgtgatttatttcttcatgaggCTATAAATAGCTATTGTGTTATCTTTTCCTATGATGATTTTGAGGCTATAAATAGCTATTGAGTGGAGCGCATTTTTTCTAACGAATtgcaattttaaattatttttcaacatTAGAAAATATTTAAGAAAGTAAATAACTTTTTCAGAAAGTTTTATATTGTTGAGAATATGTAAGTATGAAATTTTCACATCAAAAAAAGATGAGATGAGTGAGAAACATATAAGCGAAAAGGACCCATACACTCATTGCCTTAAAGTTTTGGGTTGAATGTAGTATCAAACTTATGAGTATGTTCTTTTATGAGACCCATCAAGAAAGATTCTCCTTAAACTCTTTGGGCTCTCCAGATTTCTAACAAGTAGTATTAGAGCCGGTGGTTCGATAAGAGACGAGTATGAAGACGGTGATCAGTGATTCCCATAGTGCTCTGACAGGAGGATAGGAGAAGTCGAAAGACTCCTGGTAGGCTCAATGGAGTAGGAAGACACTCTTCTGAAGAAGAGCAGACGGATAGAGTGGAAACTTCATTATACATATGATGGCAGAAAACGTGATGGCTCCGGCATAACTCTTAGAGGTGCATGCTCAAGTGGGTTTGATAGAGTAATTGGGCTCTTGGTGACACTGTAATACTTGAGCAAAGAAAAAGACTTCCATTTGAGGGGGAGCAAGCTCAACAAGGccaatataaaagaaattcacacTTGAGGAAGTTTATTGAGAATATACAAGTGTGGAATTCTCACATCGGAAAAAAATGGGATAAGTGAGAAACGTATAAGTGGGAAGATCTATACTTCTATTACCTTAAAATTTTGGGTTGGATATGGTGTTAACCCTATGAGTGTATTTCTTTCATAAGACCCATCAAAAGAGATTCTCCAAGGCACATTGAGCTCATCAGATCTCTAGCATATATTTtaatgctatatatatatatatatatatatatatatgttttacttTATATGTAAGTTACTATGCACTATTATCTTTATGAATGAATgattcatatttatttatttatttttttaaattggcCTATAAACCTTAAATTAATGGCattaattgtaatttttttgTTCAAGAAGATAAACTAATTCATTCAAGAAAGGGGAGAATCCCCAGCTAACCATCATCCAACTCTAACGAGGGATTAGAAATCCAACCAGCATAAAACGAACTAGATCAGGCTTGATTAGGCGCCCAATTAGCACATTGATTTGCTAATCTATCTATGTGAGCTAGTGAGGCCAAGGGATATCTATATGAAAAGGATCGAACATCCAAAACAAAAGATTCAAACTCCCAAGGCAAAATAGACTCGTTAGATAAAATCAAAGACCGTCTAGCTCAATAATACGAGGAACATAATTTCTAGTATAAGCCAATCAGCATGCTGCGCTTAGAACTTTCCCTTCAGCTGCTAGAGATGATGAACAATATGAAGACTCCATGAAGCCATCCATCAATTCTCCTTCAGAGTTTCGACATATAACCCCAACAGCTGCTTTAGTAGTCTTTAAATCATAAGAACCATCatcattatttttaaaatatcctGCTCCAGGAGGCAGCCATCTTTGGGATCGATTTCTGATAGAATTTGAAAGGGCCAACAAAGAATGCTGTTGCGAAAAAGTTATGAAAATCATTTCCCTAAGGGTATTCTTAGCCTTTGCAATCTTAAGAATGGGGAGGCACACTAGAATTAAAAACCATATCATTTCTAGCTTTCCAAATATACCAGCAGATAAGACTAGCGAATCGAAGTTCCCACTTATCTAGATTAGACACCCTTTGTTGCAAGGCACTCCAGCAATTTGAAAAGAGGAAATTCCCTTAACAGTAAGACAGAAACCCAAAGGAGAACCAAACAAGGTAGCCCAAGAATGCTCACAAAAAAAGAACAGATGTTCTATAGATTCTTCTTGCTCGTTACATACAGGGCATATAATTGACAGAGTGCAATGCCTCTTGAAGAGATTTACTTTCGTAGCCAAGGCATCAATACAGACGCACCAAATAAAATTGCATATTTTTGGGGTCCACTGTAAGATTCCAGAACTTCATCCAAGAAAAAATCCCCATACCATTGGAAGATGAAGAAGCAATATGACTATCAGTTGTTCATTGCTTAGACTtcaaaatatgataaattgatttCACTGTTGGTTCTTCAGTTCTCGTATAATGCCACACTCTTCGCTCTTCAGTCAAGACTCTGGATAAAGGAACCTTCATTATCTCCCGACACTCCAACTGACAAAAAGAGGCATATAAAATGTAAGGATCCCATGAAATTGTTTTATGGTGATTCCTAAATATTATTAtcaaatacatccggaaaatcacacacCATGGGTATGTCACAAATACTAGGCCCTGCCTTCCTGGTATCAACCACACTAGCTAAGTAAGCTTCACAACCCTTCCTTATCAACTTCCTTGCTATAATGGCTGATATGACATTAGAGAGAAAATCTGTTCTCTCACTCACAACTGTCACCTCTTCATTGTCAGAAGTTCTCAATGTGATTCTTTTTAGACAATAATCCACAATAACTTGGTGttttgacaaccaatccatccccaaaatcacatcaaactcatgagaAGATAATGCAATCAAATCAGCTGGAAACTGATGTTCTTGAATTCTCAAAGGATAATCCTTATAGACCCTGTTCACTgtcacactatggcctaaagggctTGTGACTAGAATATCTTGCTTAATTGTACCTTTTTGTAAACCTCTCTC
Above is a genomic segment from Hevea brasiliensis isolate MT/VB/25A 57/8 chromosome 17, ASM3005281v1, whole genome shotgun sequence containing:
- the LOC110642085 gene encoding probable terpene synthase 6 yields the protein MKVFYKELLNVFEATENIASKEGRSYCAYYVKEEFKNLLRSYRMEAQWFNEGYVPTFDVYLQNGSESSTYGVVVAAGFIGMEKIAGIKEYQWLQSNPKIVKALKVLGRLENDIVSHQAEQKRGDSASSVECYMKEHDVLEKKAVEEILKICANAWKDINEECMKPTALPSPILQLLVNLARITEVSYRFDDSYTNSSSLKDKITALLLEPLPLQDQVNI